A genomic window from bacterium includes:
- a CDS encoding SAF domain-containing protein: protein TEKIKKSREFSRSLFVVRDIKAGEVFTEKNIRSIRPGYGLHPKYLKDIIGRKAKKDIKKGTPLSYKLIIQK from the coding sequence TAACGGAAAAGATAAAGAAGAGCAGAGAGTTTTCGCGATCTTTATTTGTTGTAAGAGATATAAAGGCAGGAGAAGTATTCACGGAAAAAAATATTCGTTCAATAAGGCCCGGTTACGGACTTCATCCGAAGTATTTGAAAGATATTATAGGAAGAAAAGCTAAAAAAGATATAAAAAAAGGGACTCCGTTAAGTTATAAATTAATAATTCAAAAGTAA
- a CDS encoding oligosaccharide flippase family protein encodes MKKQLSKNVIVNTISVIWRMLIGFVIMPLMVKNLHQDGYGVWVLVVSFTIFGYLNIVEFGIGTSVIKFVAEHIALKRTDKINQTISAALIFYFGLGILSAIGLLIFKDIAFFKLFKIPKEFIRPTNILLYMMALKAIIDFPTQAISSALEGFQRYDIWRSLEILRDTLQAIATVILLFSGKGLVELGMLLLGISIFNLISCIITVKHLFPPWRLIIKVPYEIIRNMAIFSSKIFAIRINAIVYNGMDKVIISTIIGVGALTNYAIAQRIQSLGNTAMSLVSLVLVPTASMLFALKDIPKLQQTFIRATKYTMALCVPLTLALMILAKPLIYYWIGQEYVYIYRMARLFLSYLLVYSIVPVAYNMLIGIGKIGALLRIQIISTLINLLISIFITYKIGITGVIWGTIIGTSFAIIPYLSIALKTFKLKWTLFLQGTTLKVYPASFLSAGLLLIFSKIAPPHSIIEVGMYFAGFEIIFFSIFIILGLDKIERNFVIDNVRLQISSIKHSLKK; translated from the coding sequence ATGAAAAAACAACTTTCCAAAAATGTTATAGTTAATACAATATCCGTTATATGGCGAATGCTTATAGGATTTGTGATAATGCCGTTAATGGTAAAGAACTTGCACCAGGATGGATATGGAGTATGGGTACTGGTAGTATCTTTCACAATATTCGGTTACTTAAATATCGTTGAATTTGGCATTGGTACATCAGTTATAAAATTTGTTGCTGAACATATTGCGCTTAAAAGAACAGATAAAATTAATCAAACAATCAGTGCCGCATTAATTTTTTATTTTGGGCTTGGTATTCTATCCGCAATAGGATTATTAATTTTTAAGGATATTGCTTTCTTTAAACTATTTAAAATACCTAAAGAATTTATAAGACCCACAAATATACTTTTGTATATGATGGCATTAAAAGCAATAATAGATTTCCCGACACAAGCTATATCATCTGCTTTAGAAGGGTTTCAAAGATATGATATATGGCGTTCTTTAGAAATTCTCAGGGATACTTTACAAGCAATTGCAACGGTAATCCTATTATTTTCAGGAAAGGGATTGGTTGAATTAGGTATGCTACTTCTAGGAATAAGCATTTTCAATCTTATTAGTTGTATAATAACAGTGAAACATTTGTTTCCTCCATGGAGACTGATAATAAAAGTCCCTTATGAAATAATCCGTAATATGGCAATATTTAGCAGCAAAATATTTGCTATTCGCATAAATGCTATTGTTTATAATGGAATGGATAAAGTCATTATCAGCACTATTATAGGAGTTGGAGCATTAACAAATTATGCTATTGCTCAACGCATTCAATCGTTGGGAAATACGGCAATGTCATTAGTAAGTCTGGTCCTGGTCCCCACGGCATCAATGTTATTTGCCCTAAAAGACATACCTAAACTTCAACAAACCTTTATAAGAGCAACAAAATATACTATGGCTCTTTGTGTTCCACTAACTTTAGCTCTTATGATTTTAGCCAAACCACTGATTTATTACTGGATAGGGCAGGAATACGTATATATATATAGAATGGCTCGATTATTTCTTTCATATCTTTTGGTCTACTCTATAGTGCCGGTTGCATATAATATGCTTATAGGTATCGGGAAAATAGGTGCCCTATTACGAATTCAAATAATTTCTACGCTTATTAATTTATTAATTAGTATATTTATTACATATAAAATTGGGATAACCGGAGTAATATGGGGCACTATTATTGGCACATCTTTTGCAATCATCCCTTATTTATCTATTGCCTTAAAAACATTCAAATTAAAATGGACTCTTTTTCTGCAAGGCACTACATTAAAAGTTTATCCTGCTTCTTTTTTATCGGCAGGATTGTTATTGATTTTTTCAAAGATTGCGCCTCCTCATTCTATAATAGAAGTTGGAATGTATTTTGCAGGGTTTGAAATTATATTTTTTTCTATATTTATAATTTTAGGATTAGATAAAATAGAGCGAAATTTCGTAATAGATAATGTTCGTTTACAAATTAGCTCTATTAAACACTCACTAAAAAAATAA
- a CDS encoding CDP-glycerol glycerophosphotransferase family protein: MKVLFIEHYFEQDMEALMFERNVIHEFRYVSANYFALKARKIFPDIVFNGLEEYCKPKYRLARYKWRQKAFKLFRELYKIYPFDIVIAPSDSFFYIRDLITASKKWRIPFIVAQKETTIAPGTMRTHSKEVGMFCPFISDYMTVCSERHKEFWLKSGASDDKIEVTGQPRFDFYKNQKKWLLLDQLGISLNPKLKTILFFTYELDAYSPDGQKIWEDLRTDTEKILADLAKNNLFNIIIKPHPQHNLEDIEFFSSRLQSLCGSVWKKSIFVADRKMDARQLIVNSDIVIAFQSTALLESLISGKRVLYTYWGQGQKIEKVKKFILPFYDYSKIMECVNSPSELKQALLQDSHLQMNKEILKKRMDAFKEYLGPLDGKSSERTWQAIEKVTDSYYSLNRDWEQFHNSFRYGYRAYCIREMFIASIAKSLWLFVLSISKKIFKSNINHIITRAERQGKRIMECKNAIGNPSKQSEELVGHIDEEITTFIKNKFRLSQKLS; encoded by the coding sequence ATGAAAGTCTTATTTATTGAGCATTATTTTGAGCAAGACATGGAAGCGCTAATGTTTGAACGCAATGTAATCCATGAATTCAGATATGTCTCTGCAAATTATTTTGCATTAAAAGCGAGAAAAATTTTCCCCGATATTGTGTTTAATGGGTTGGAAGAATATTGTAAGCCAAAATATAGATTAGCACGATATAAATGGCGCCAGAAAGCTTTTAAACTTTTCAGGGAACTTTACAAGATTTATCCTTTTGACATTGTAATTGCACCTTCCGATAGTTTTTTCTATATTAGAGATCTTATAACTGCAAGTAAAAAATGGAGAATTCCGTTTATTGTAGCACAAAAGGAAACAACCATTGCCCCCGGAACAATGAGAACCCATTCAAAAGAAGTCGGAATGTTTTGTCCATTTATTTCGGATTATATGACAGTTTGCAGTGAAAGACATAAAGAGTTTTGGCTTAAATCCGGTGCATCTGATGATAAAATTGAAGTTACAGGGCAACCAAGATTTGATTTCTATAAAAACCAAAAAAAATGGTTATTACTGGATCAATTAGGTATCTCTTTGAATCCTAAATTAAAAACGATTCTCTTTTTTACTTATGAGTTAGATGCTTATTCCCCGGATGGACAAAAAATATGGGAAGATTTAAGAACGGATACAGAAAAAATACTTGCTGATCTTGCAAAAAATAACCTTTTTAATATAATTATCAAACCACATCCTCAGCACAACCTTGAAGACATAGAATTCTTTTCCTCAAGATTGCAATCTTTATGTGGTTCTGTATGGAAGAAATCCATATTTGTAGCTGACCGTAAAATGGATGCCCGACAATTAATAGTTAACAGTGATATTGTTATAGCCTTCCAAAGCACAGCCCTCTTAGAATCTTTGATATCCGGGAAAAGAGTCCTTTATACATATTGGGGACAAGGACAAAAAATAGAAAAAGTTAAAAAATTTATCCTTCCTTTTTATGATTATTCTAAAATAATGGAATGCGTAAATTCCCCCAGTGAACTTAAACAGGCACTCTTACAAGACAGCCATCTCCAAATGAACAAAGAAATATTAAAAAAACGAATGGATGCTTTTAAGGAATATTTAGGTCCATTAGATGGAAAATCAAGTGAACGGACATGGCAAGCAATCGAAAAAGTTACGGATTCTTATTACTCTCTTAATAGAGACTGGGAACAATTTCATAATTCTTTTAGATACGGTTATCGCGCTTATTGTATTCGAGAAATGTTTATTGCGAGCATAGCAAAATCACTCTGGTTATTTGTGTTAAGTATTTCAAAAAAGATATTTAAATCAAATATAAATCATATAATTACTCGTGCGGAAAGGCAGGGAAAACGAATTATGGAATGTAAAAATGCTATTGGCAATCCATCAAAACAATCCGAAGAACTTGTTGGACATATAGATGAAGAGATTACGACATTTATAAAAAATAAGTTTCGTTTATCACAAAAGCTTAGTTAG
- a CDS encoding acyltransferase, with protein MLFLNNMFQHLIKCSKGFLFMFYTTVFTLITHTRVSFSSSLYIGAHARLILARGARILRYAFIDVRRRATLHIGKGSLIGRGCEIIVDETASCYIGDNVSIGSFSNIRCNKKIEIGSGTLIAQFVSIIGGQYKYKKKDIPIVKQGFTTWDVIIGKNVWIGAGVMILPNSSISIGDGAVIAAGSIVTTNIPEYAIAGGRPAKIAGFRE; from the coding sequence ATGCTATTTTTAAATAATATGTTTCAACATTTAATAAAATGCAGTAAAGGATTTTTATTTATGTTTTACACTACAGTGTTCACTTTGATTACACACACACGGGTAAGTTTTTCCTCGAGTTTATATATTGGAGCACATGCGCGTTTGATTTTAGCACGTGGAGCACGTATATTGAGATACGCATTTATAGACGTAAGAAGAAGGGCAACGCTTCACATTGGAAAAGGAAGCCTTATTGGAAGAGGGTGTGAAATAATTGTTGATGAAACAGCAAGCTGTTATATTGGCGATAACGTATCGATTGGCAGTTTTTCAAATATTCGTTGCAATAAAAAAATTGAAATCGGGAGCGGAACATTAATTGCGCAATTTGTATCTATTATAGGAGGACAATATAAATACAAGAAAAAAGATATTCCCATTGTAAAACAAGGGTTTACGACTTGGGACGTCATAATCGGCAAGAATGTATGGATAGGTGCAGGCGTGATGATATTACCTAATTCTTCTATATCTATAGGAGACGGTGCCGTTATTGCGGCAGGTTCTATCGTAACAACTAATATACCTGAGTATGCTATTGCAGGAGGTAGACCTGCGAAAATAGCAGGTTTTCGAGAATAA